TTCATATCCTCCTGCAACAATCCATACCCTTGACATGGTATACATATTTCGATGATTCCATGTTGCCCGATTTCCATTCGGTATTTAGCCGCTTTGGACAATCGTCAGATTGTTTTCAAATTTTCCTTGCTTTTTCATACCCCGATACTCTTCCCGGAGTATTACACCGAAAGCTCCATGTCTTGCATACGGGTGTTCTTCGGTTCCCGCGTACACGATTCTCGCAAAAAACGTTGTCACTTCCGTTTTCCTTGTGTGCGATTATCGTACATTGTACGCTTCGCTAACCTTTTCCAATGGAATCCCGCCCCTTTCTCACAAGACTTTCGTCTTGCTTTGAAACAGCTTCTTCCTTCTTCAATGGTTCGCTTGAATCTCCGATAACATACCTTCTTAAGTGTGCTAAATCGGCTTATCATTTCCGCCCTTCAGCTTCGCTTAAATGGGGTATGCACCGCTTGCCTAGCCCATTGGAGTTCTCTCCCTTCCTTAGTAATAAGGAATTTGGGATCATCACCTTCCGCTTCTGTAAGAAAAATGCTTAGCCGCTGAACTATTCAAACATTCGCTTCAGAGCGTTATCCATCCGGCTCTTTTTTTCTTCCAGTTCTTCTGGTGATGTCTATATTATAGCCTACTTATTTTAAATTTTAAAACTTCATATTGCGGACTATAGCTTCTTATTTCCCGGTATTGGAGCAAAAATAGAGATTACCCGGATAATGCTTACGCTTTCAAAAGATAGATGGGTTTTTCGCCCATTTTCTATGTAAATGCTTTCATTGGCAAAAACAGCTTTATTTCCGTGCCGCCACCGGCCAAAAAACGGGCTAGTCGCCCCGCACCAAAATCTTCTCCAGCACCGGAAAATGGGCCGTCTTGCCAGGCAAGCGGAATTCCCCTCTGATTTCGTATCCGAGACGGCGGTACAGCTCAAGCGCCTTGGCATTTTTCGCGTATGTATCCATTCGGATGCTCTTATACCCGTGATCCGCGGCAAAATTCTCGGCAAATGAGATCAATATGCGCGCAATCCCCTTGCCTTGAACCTGCGGATGAACCGCCAGACGATGCATCACCAAATTGGGACCTTCCTTTTGCACCCAATCGATTTCCGCGTACGGTTCCGCCTGATTTTCATCCAGTACCATAATGCCGGCAGCCGCGCCGTTGTCTTCGCAAACATACAGCGTCCCCCGCTCAAGGTCCTCTTTAATGACTTCCGCGTTCGGGTAAGTCTCGTCCCACTGGTCGCTGCCGCCCTCCCGCATCACGCGCACGCATTCGGCAATCAAGGCCATAATCTGCTCCAGTTCTTCCACACTTCCCTGTCTGATATTGCGCCTCATAATCCTGCGCACCCGCCTTTCTGTCTGTATCCGAGTCGACAAGACTCTGCCTTTGACAGTCTACCACAGATGACGGGAAGAACTGAAATCATAATATTTTCATAGTAAAAGACGGCGGAAATATTCGCGGCCCGTACGCATTCCAGCATCATCGTGGGGTATGGCCGTGCGGCGGCGAAGGAAGACTCTTTCACCGCCGCATGGCTTCAGCTGAACTCCAGCTTATGTCCGTCCTCGAAGCCCTTGGCGAATCCGGTATCAAAACCGACGTCATAAGCTTCGTTGTAGCCCTGCTGATAGGCGTCTGGCGGCGGCGTTTCCGGAGCGACGCCCGGTTCCGCGGGCAGCGGTACTACTACCTGTTCAGCCTTGGCCGAAGGCTCGGCGGGAGTGTGCTCCGGTGCCGGTAGAACGGCGGGCCGGCTTAACCGTTTCTTTCTGCGAAGCTTGACGCCACTTTTCCGAAGCCGGGAACGAAGAGGCCGGCCGGCCCGTTTTTTGCGTCCCTTTAACGAGGTTCCCTTGCGGATTTTGCGGACCTTTGTCTTCCGCGACAGCAGTACCTTGCGTCTGCGGGCCGTTCTTGCCGTATGCGACGGCTTGCGGCTTGCTTTCTTCATCTCCTGTCACTCCTTCGGTACTTCTTGAGCGCCGCGTTTTCCCAAACCACAAGCCGAAGCCAGCCATGGCTTTGAGGGAATCCCTTCCTTGTGCCGATGCAGCGAAATTCCTGACATCATCCGGCACATGGCGCTCTGGTATTCGCTGAGCACTCTAACATTCTCGCACAGCTTGCGGGCTGCATGCTCCGAATGGCCGGTCACTTCGGCAATGTTCTCCAGAATCGCGGCCAGCGCGGCTTGGCTGCGGGCGATGGAGCGGATCATTTCGAGCTTGACGGCGCGTTCCGAGAGCTGCAGCCCGCTCATTTCTCGTCTTCCCCGAAACTGAAACCGCCCTCCGTCAGAGCGCCTAAACCACCCCCGGCTTCTTCCTCTTCCCCTGTGTATAGAACGGCTTTTAAATTGCTGCACAAACCGTTTTCCAGCTTGGTCAGTCCCTCCACCAGCTCCACAATTGCGTCATGAATGGAGAGCGTTTCCTTTAACTGATCTTCGTGCGTATCGAATGCACGGGGATGAATATGATGATGCGTCCAC
This region of Paenibacillus sp. URB8-2 genomic DNA includes:
- a CDS encoding GNAT family N-acetyltransferase, encoding MRRNIRQGSVEELEQIMALIAECVRVMREGGSDQWDETYPNAEVIKEDLERGTLYVCEDNGAAAGIMVLDENQAEPYAEIDWVQKEGPNLVMHRLAVHPQVQGKGIARILISFAENFAADHGYKSIRMDTYAKNAKALELYRRLGYEIRGEFRLPGKTAHFPVLEKILVRGD
- a CDS encoding restriction endonuclease subunit S, whose amino-acid sequence is MSREEAYLKMLESTAAIQWNISMILEAKAVEAEKVKQWTHHHIHPRAFDTHEDQLKETLSIHDAIVELVEGLTKLENGLCSNLKAVLYTGEEEEAGGGLGALTEGGFSFGEDEK